One Trichosurus vulpecula isolate mTriVul1 chromosome 7, mTriVul1.pri, whole genome shotgun sequence genomic region harbors:
- the LOC118856506 gene encoding UDP-glucuronosyltransferase 1-6-like — MKAHVVLPLYWGVGCLFLTFWGMVESKKLLVFPQDGSHWLSMRDVIEELSKKGHEIVVLVPEVNLLLKESKFYKRKLYPVPYPQDELEKRFQTFGHSLFAERSFLSTAWAEYRNNRLLIDMFFLNCDSLLKDHETIRYLEESQFDTLFTDPALPCGMILAEHLSIPSVYFFRGFPCALEHTMSRTPNPVSSIPRCYTAFSHHMTFYQRVINFLVNDLETLLFKELYTKYLDIAADFLKREVDLPTLYGQGSIWLLRYDFVFEYPRPIMPNMAFIGGINCKQKKRLQQVCHFCCLGLFYFLPLPMSYQQWISG; from the coding sequence ATGAAGGCTCACGTTGTTCTCCCTTTGTATTGGGGAGTAGGATGCCTTTTCTTAACATTCTGGGGCATGGTTGAAAGTAAGAAACTCCTGGTTTTCCCTCAAGATGGAAGTCACTGGCTTAGCATGCGGGATGTGATTGAAGAGCTCAGTAAGAAGGGGCATGAAATTGTGGTCCTTGTGCCTGAAGTCAATTTGCTCCTTAAAGAATCAAAATTCTACAAAAGAAAACTCTACCCAGTCCCCTACCctcaggatgaattggagaagcgCTTCCAGACATTTGGCCACAGTCTCTTTGCAGAGAGGTCTTTCCTCAGCACAGCCTGGGCTGAGTACAGGAATAACCGGCTTCTCATAGACATGTTCTTCCTCAACTGCGACAGCCTGCTGAAGGACCATGAAACCATCAGATACCTCGAAGAAAGCCAATTTGACACCCTCTTCACTGACCCAGCATTGCCATGTGGGATGATTCTGGCTGAGCATCTGTCCATACCTTCTGTATACTTTTTCCGAGGCTTTCCCTGTGCTTTGGAGCACACAATGAGCAGGACCCCCAACCCCGTGTCTTCCATCCCCAGGTGCTACACTGCCTTTTCTCACCATATGACCTTCTACCAGAGAGTGATCAACTTCCTGGTGAATGATTTAGAGACCCTCCTCTTTAAGGAGTTGTACACAAAATACCTAGATATTGCTGCTGACTTCCTAAAGAGAGAGGTAGACTTGCCAACCCTCTATGGACAAGGATCCATTTGGCTGTTGAGATATGATTTTGTGTTTGAGTATCCCAGGCCCATCATGCCCAACATGGCCTTCATTGGAGGAATAAActgcaaacaaaagaaaagactCCAACAGGTTTGTCATTTTTGCTGTCTTGGGCTCTTCTATTTCCTACCCCTGCCTATGTCCTACCAGCAATGGATATCTGGTTAA